Proteins encoded in a region of the Pseudomonas shahriarae genome:
- a CDS encoding CoA transferase subunit B, whose translation MALTREQMAQRVAREMQDGFYVNLGIGIPTLVANYIPEGMEVMLQSENGLLGMGPFPTEDTIDADMINAGKQTVTARIGASIFSSAESFAMIRGGHVDLTVLGAFEVDVHGNIASWMIPGKLVKGMGGAMDLVAGAENIIVIMTHASKDGESKLLSQCSLPLTGAHCIKRVLTDLAYLEIENGAFVLKERAPGVSVEEIVSKTAGKLIVPDHVPEMHFQ comes from the coding sequence ATGGCTCTTACCCGCGAACAAATGGCTCAACGCGTCGCCCGCGAAATGCAGGACGGCTTCTACGTCAACCTCGGCATCGGCATCCCGACCCTGGTGGCCAACTACATTCCCGAAGGCATGGAAGTGATGCTGCAATCGGAAAACGGCCTGCTGGGCATGGGACCGTTTCCTACCGAAGACACCATTGATGCCGACATGATCAACGCCGGCAAGCAGACCGTCACCGCGCGTATCGGCGCCTCGATCTTTTCCTCGGCCGAGTCCTTCGCAATGATTCGCGGCGGCCACGTAGACCTCACGGTACTCGGCGCCTTTGAAGTGGACGTACACGGCAACATCGCCTCGTGGATGATCCCCGGCAAGCTGGTCAAGGGCATGGGCGGTGCCATGGACCTGGTGGCCGGCGCAGAAAACATCATCGTGATCATGACCCACGCCTCCAAGGACGGTGAGTCCAAGCTGCTCAGCCAGTGCAGCCTGCCGCTGACCGGTGCCCACTGCATCAAGCGCGTGCTGACGGACCTGGCGTACCTGGAAATCGAAAATGGCGCTTTTGTCCTCAAGGAACGCGCACCTGGCGTCAGCGTTGAAGAGATTGTGAGCAAGACCGCCGGTAAACTGATCGTCCCGGACCACGTTCCAGAAATGCACTTCCAGTGA
- a CDS encoding acetyl-CoA C-acetyltransferase: MQDVVIVAATRTAVGSFQGALAGIPAPELGAAVIRRLLEQTGLDPAQVDEVILGQVLTAGSGQNPARQASILAGLPHAVPSLTLNKVCGSGLKALHLGAQAIRCGDAEVIIAGGMENMSLAPYVLPAARTGLRMGHAKMVDSMITDGLWDAFNDYHMGITAENLVDKYGISREAQDAFAAASQQKAAAAIEAGRFADEITPILIPQRKGDPIAFAVDEQPRAGTTAESLGKLKPAFKKDGSVTAGNASSLNDGAAAVLLMSADKAKALGLPVLARIASYANAGVDPAIMGIGPVSATRRCLDKAGWQLADLDLIEANEAFAAQALAVGKELEWDAAKVNVNGGAIAIGHPIGASGCRVLVTLLHEMLKRDAKKGLATLCIGGGQGVALALERD; the protein is encoded by the coding sequence ATGCAAGACGTCGTGATTGTTGCTGCCACCCGTACCGCCGTGGGCAGCTTTCAAGGAGCCCTGGCCGGCATCCCGGCACCGGAACTGGGCGCCGCCGTGATCCGCCGCCTGCTGGAGCAGACCGGCCTGGACCCTGCGCAAGTGGACGAAGTGATCCTCGGCCAGGTCCTGACCGCAGGTTCGGGCCAGAACCCGGCACGCCAGGCGTCGATTCTCGCCGGCCTGCCACATGCAGTGCCCAGCCTGACCTTGAACAAGGTCTGCGGCTCGGGCCTCAAGGCCCTGCACCTGGGCGCACAGGCCATCCGCTGCGGTGACGCCGAGGTGATTATCGCCGGCGGCATGGAGAACATGAGCCTGGCCCCGTACGTGCTGCCCGCCGCCCGCACCGGCCTGCGCATGGGGCACGCGAAGATGGTCGACAGCATGATCACCGACGGCCTGTGGGACGCGTTCAACGACTACCACATGGGCATCACCGCCGAGAACCTGGTGGACAAGTACGGCATCAGCCGTGAAGCCCAGGACGCCTTCGCCGCTGCCTCCCAGCAAAAAGCGGCTGCGGCAATTGAAGCCGGGCGCTTTGCTGATGAAATCACCCCGATCCTGATTCCCCAGCGCAAGGGCGACCCGATTGCCTTTGCGGTGGACGAGCAGCCCCGCGCCGGCACTACCGCCGAATCCCTGGGCAAACTCAAACCGGCCTTCAAGAAAGACGGCAGCGTCACCGCCGGCAACGCGTCGAGCCTCAACGACGGCGCCGCCGCCGTGTTGCTGATGAGTGCCGATAAAGCCAAAGCCCTCGGCCTGCCGGTGCTGGCGCGTATCGCCAGCTACGCGAATGCGGGTGTCGATCCGGCGATCATGGGCATTGGCCCGGTGTCCGCGACCCGTCGTTGCCTGGACAAGGCCGGCTGGCAGTTGGCCGACCTGGACCTGATCGAAGCCAACGAAGCCTTCGCCGCACAGGCGCTGGCAGTGGGCAAGGAACTGGAGTGGGACGCGGCCAAGGTCAACGTCAATGGCGGCGCGATTGCCATTGGCCACCCGATTGGCGCCTCAGGCTGCCGTGTGCTGGTGACCCTGCTGCATGAAATGCTCAAGCGCGACGCCAAGAAAGGCCTGGCGACCTTGTGCATCGGCGGCGGCCAGGGCGTGGCACTGGCCCTTGAGCGCGACTGA
- a CDS encoding PaaI family thioesterase has protein sequence MTHVPEGFIPLPRSSPLLDLLGPVYCRGEGLHLQLGLRADNRHANGRGTVHGGVLATLADVGMGYAMAFSSDPPLPLITASMTLDYLGAVQVGEWIEVQLEHHKRGRQMAFATVSLQVGEKVVVRATAVFAVPQSNGR, from the coding sequence ATGACTCACGTCCCTGAAGGCTTTATTCCCTTGCCCCGCAGCAGCCCGCTCCTGGATTTGCTGGGGCCGGTGTATTGCCGTGGCGAGGGACTGCACCTGCAACTGGGCCTGCGCGCCGACAACCGCCATGCCAACGGGCGTGGCACGGTGCATGGCGGCGTACTGGCGACCCTGGCGGATGTCGGCATGGGGTACGCCATGGCGTTTTCCAGCGACCCGCCGTTGCCGTTGATTACCGCGAGCATGACCCTCGATTATCTGGGGGCGGTGCAGGTGGGGGAGTGGATCGAGGTGCAGCTGGAGCACCACAAGCGCGGACGGCAGATGGCGTTTGCCACGGTCAGCTTGCAGGTGGGGGAAAAGGTGGTGGTGCGGGCCACCGCGGTATTTGCCGTGCCGCAATCCAATGGACGCTAG
- a CDS encoding DUF4349 domain-containing protein translates to MRHLEGRSTALMLLAALLLGGCSPKEYSESTPINGEQGRAGALLAYEHELSLAMPLALLAPRMQATRQACESAQFGACNILRIEENSDGGMIVLRIAPSGVEPLVKMVAEGGQLGQRITSAEDLADAVADVRRRQERLQAQQKRLDELAARKDITVGDLITLTKEQASIENELQELAQIAAGQQRRLDTNRVTLNFSPSDGEHQQSRFARMFGNLGDNLVDGTADALERSSYVLPFVILAFPVLWLWVWLWRKLVKRRP, encoded by the coding sequence ATGCGCCACCTGGAAGGCAGATCTACTGCATTGATGTTATTGGCCGCCCTGCTGCTCGGCGGCTGTTCGCCCAAGGAGTATTCCGAGTCGACGCCGATCAATGGCGAACAGGGCCGGGCCGGCGCGCTGTTGGCCTATGAACACGAGTTGAGTCTGGCGATGCCGCTGGCCCTGCTCGCGCCACGCATGCAGGCCACCCGCCAAGCCTGCGAGTCGGCACAGTTCGGCGCCTGCAATATCCTGCGTATCGAAGAGAACAGCGACGGCGGCATGATCGTGTTGCGCATCGCCCCCAGCGGGGTCGAACCCTTGGTGAAGATGGTGGCCGAGGGTGGGCAACTGGGCCAGCGCATCACCAGCGCCGAAGACCTGGCCGACGCGGTGGCCGATGTGCGCCGTCGCCAGGAACGTTTGCAGGCCCAGCAAAAACGCCTGGATGAACTGGCGGCGCGCAAGGACATCACCGTGGGCGACCTGATCACCCTCACCAAGGAACAGGCCTCCATCGAAAACGAGCTGCAGGAACTGGCGCAGATCGCCGCCGGCCAGCAGCGGCGCCTGGACACCAACCGCGTGACCTTGAACTTCAGTCCATCCGACGGCGAGCATCAGCAATCACGTTTTGCGCGGATGTTCGGCAACCTCGGCGACAACCTGGTCGACGGCACCGCCGATGCCCTGGAACGCTCCAGCTACGTGCTGCCGTTCGTGATCCTCGCCTTCCCGGTGTTGTGGCTGTGGGTCTGGTTGTGGCGCAAGCTGGTCAAGCGCCGCCCCTGA
- a CDS encoding DUF1615 domain-containing protein, with protein sequence MLSSRLTLGLAALLVLAGCSTQRSQQLPERSEAEVKAQIVRLMPAKVPDRAGWAQDIYTALDSQKIYPSTENICAVLAVTEQESTYQVDPPVPNMGKIAQDEILKRAAKVHVPAVLVRTALQLRSPTGKSYADRLSAARTEKDLSGIFDDFIGTVPLGRTLFGSFNPVHTAGPMQVSIAFAEQQARNYPYTVDGSIRREVFTRRGGMYFGIAHLLGYPVSYEQPLYRFADFNAGWYASRNAAFQAAVSRASGTRLALDGDLIRYGSIMPGTTELAVRSLGKKLDMRNPSIRSQLEQGDRLDFEQTTLYQRVFALAEKAEGKPLPRAILPGIVLKSPKITRNLTTAWFAKRVDERYQRCMKR encoded by the coding sequence ATGCTTTCATCCCGGCTGACTCTCGGCCTGGCCGCCTTATTGGTGCTGGCCGGCTGTTCGACCCAACGCAGCCAGCAACTCCCCGAACGCAGTGAGGCCGAGGTCAAGGCGCAGATTGTGCGACTGATGCCGGCCAAGGTGCCGGATCGTGCCGGTTGGGCCCAGGATATCTACACGGCGCTCGACAGCCAGAAGATCTATCCCAGCACCGAAAATATCTGTGCGGTGCTGGCGGTCACCGAGCAAGAGTCCACCTATCAGGTCGACCCGCCGGTGCCGAACATGGGCAAGATCGCCCAGGATGAAATCCTCAAGCGTGCAGCCAAGGTGCATGTGCCGGCCGTGCTGGTGCGCACCGCGTTGCAACTGCGCTCGCCTACGGGTAAGTCCTACGCCGACCGCCTGAGCGCTGCGCGTACCGAGAAGGACCTGAGTGGGATCTTTGACGACTTTATCGGCACAGTGCCGTTGGGCCGCACCTTGTTTGGCAGTTTCAACCCAGTGCATACCGCAGGCCCGATGCAGGTGAGCATTGCCTTCGCAGAGCAGCAGGCGCGCAATTATCCCTACACCGTAGACGGGAGCATTCGCCGCGAAGTGTTCACCCGGCGTGGCGGCATGTACTTCGGCATTGCCCATTTGCTGGGTTACCCGGTGAGCTACGAGCAGCCGCTGTACCGCTTTGCCGACTTCAACGCCGGTTGGTACGCCAGCCGCAATGCCGCGTTCCAGGCCGCGGTCAGCCGTGCTTCCGGGACCCGCCTGGCGCTGGATGGCGATTTGATCCGCTATGGCTCGATCATGCCCGGCACCACGGAGTTGGCGGTGCGCTCACTGGGCAAGAAGCTGGACATGCGCAACCCGAGCATTCGCAGCCAGTTGGAGCAGGGTGATCGCCTGGATTTTGAACAGACCACCCTATACCAGCGAGTATTTGCCCTGGCCGAGAAAGCCGAAGGCAAGCCGCTGCCACGGGCGATCCTGCCGGGGATTGTGCTCAAGAGCCCGAAGATCACCCGTAACCTCACCACGGCCTGGTTCGCCAAGCGCGTGGATGAGCGTTACCAGCGCTGCATGAAGCGCTGA
- the hemB gene encoding porphobilinogen synthase, translating into MSSQFPEARSRRLRRSPELRSLFQETEFTLNDLVLPIFVEEEIDDFVPITSMPGVMRIPESKLASEIERFARAGIKSVMTFGVSHHLDASGSDTWNERGLVSRMSAICKDAVPEMIVMSDTCFCEYTDHGHCGVMHGNEVDNDRTLANLGKQAVAAARAGADVIAPSAAMDGQVQAIRRALDAAGFSHIPIMAYSTKFASALYGPFREAGGSALKGDRKSYQMNPMNRREAVRESLLDEQEGADSLMVKPAGAYLDIIRDIREASRLPVAAYQVSGEYAMIKFGAQAGAIDEARVVRETLGSIKRAGADLIFTYFAMDLALAGI; encoded by the coding sequence ATGTCCAGTCAGTTCCCCGAAGCCCGTTCCCGCCGCCTGCGTCGTTCCCCTGAGCTGCGCAGCCTGTTCCAGGAAACCGAGTTCACCCTCAATGATCTGGTATTGCCGATTTTCGTCGAAGAAGAAATCGATGACTTCGTGCCGATCACCAGCATGCCCGGCGTGATGCGCATCCCCGAATCGAAACTGGCCAGTGAAATCGAGCGCTTTGCCCGTGCCGGGATCAAGTCGGTGATGACGTTCGGCGTGTCCCATCACCTGGACGCCAGCGGCAGCGATACCTGGAACGAGCGCGGGCTGGTGTCGCGCATGTCGGCGATCTGCAAGGACGCGGTGCCGGAAATGATCGTGATGTCCGACACCTGCTTCTGCGAATACACCGACCACGGCCATTGCGGCGTGATGCACGGCAATGAAGTGGACAACGACCGCACCCTGGCCAACCTGGGCAAGCAAGCGGTGGCGGCAGCCCGTGCCGGTGCCGATGTGATCGCGCCGTCGGCCGCGATGGACGGCCAGGTCCAGGCCATTCGCCGGGCGCTGGATGCGGCCGGGTTCAGCCATATCCCGATCATGGCGTACTCCACTAAATTCGCTTCGGCCCTGTATGGCCCGTTCCGCGAGGCGGGTGGCAGCGCGCTGAAGGGCGACCGCAAAAGCTACCAGATGAACCCGATGAACCGCCGCGAAGCCGTGCGCGAATCCTTGCTCGATGAGCAGGAAGGGGCCGACTCGCTGATGGTCAAGCCGGCCGGTGCTTACCTGGACATCATCCGCGACATCCGCGAAGCCTCGCGTTTACCGGTGGCGGCGTACCAGGTCAGTGGCGAATACGCGATGATCAAGTTCGGCGCCCAGGCCGGCGCCATCGACGAAGCGCGGGTGGTGCGCGAAACCCTGGGTTCGATCAAGCGCGCCGGTGCGGACCTGATCTTTACCTACTTTGCGATGGACCTGGCGCTCGCCGGTATCTGA
- a CDS encoding PhzF family phenazine biosynthesis protein, with the protein MPTFDFKQLDVFSSVALKGNPLAVVLGADSLSDQQMADFAKWTNLSETTFLLQPRDPRADYRVRIFTTVQELPFAGHPTLGSCRAWLQAGGVPQGDEIIQECEIGLVRIRRQGEELAFIAPPLLRSGPLDAELLERVRLALNLEPAAIVRSQWVDNGAGWLALMLTDRQTVLELQPDYSKLLGLAVGVVAPCDPTRDEVDAQFEVRAFIAGDGAPEDPATGSLNAGVAQWLLGAGLAPSQYVVSQGTAIGRAGRIRVQQQGDEIWIGGAVSLCIEGRLSL; encoded by the coding sequence ATGCCGACTTTTGATTTCAAGCAACTGGACGTGTTCAGCAGCGTGGCGCTCAAGGGCAACCCGCTGGCCGTGGTGCTGGGCGCCGATAGCCTCAGTGACCAGCAGATGGCTGACTTCGCCAAGTGGACCAACCTCAGCGAAACCACGTTCCTGCTGCAACCGCGCGACCCGCGTGCGGATTACCGGGTGCGGATTTTCACCACCGTGCAGGAGCTGCCGTTCGCCGGCCACCCAACCCTGGGCAGTTGCCGGGCGTGGCTGCAGGCCGGTGGTGTGCCCCAGGGCGACGAGATCATCCAGGAATGCGAGATCGGCCTGGTGCGCATCCGTCGCCAGGGCGAGGAACTGGCGTTTATCGCGCCACCCTTGCTGCGTTCAGGGCCGTTGGATGCCGAGTTGCTGGAGCGTGTGCGCCTGGCGCTCAACCTTGAGCCCGCAGCGATTGTGCGCAGCCAGTGGGTCGATAACGGCGCCGGTTGGCTGGCGCTGATGTTGACGGACCGGCAGACGGTGCTGGAGTTGCAGCCGGACTATTCAAAACTGCTCGGGCTGGCGGTGGGCGTGGTTGCTCCGTGCGACCCGACGCGCGACGAGGTGGATGCGCAGTTTGAAGTGCGCGCGTTTATTGCCGGTGACGGCGCCCCCGAAGACCCGGCCACCGGCAGCCTTAACGCGGGTGTCGCACAATGGCTGCTCGGTGCGGGCCTGGCCCCCAGCCAGTACGTGGTCAGCCAGGGCACGGCCATCGGCCGCGCCGGGCGTATTCGCGTGCAGCAGCAGGGCGATGAGATCTGGATCGGCGGCGCCGTCTCGCTGTGTATCGAAGGGCGCCTGAGCCTGTAA
- a CDS encoding glutathione S-transferase N-terminal domain-containing protein produces the protein MISAAAFPIITKWPAEHPERLQLYSLPTPNGVKVSIMLEEVGLAYEAHKVSFDTQDQLSPEFLSLNPNNKIPAIIDPNGPGGEPLALFESGAILIYLAEKTAQLLPQAPAARYETLQWLMFQMAGIGPMFGQVGFFNKFAGKAYEDKRPRDRYAAEARRLLEVLEKRLLGRSWIMGDEYSIADIATFPWIRNLIGFYESGDLVGITDFPNVLRALDGFVARPAVIRGLNIPS, from the coding sequence ATGATTTCCGCTGCAGCGTTTCCGATTATTACCAAATGGCCAGCCGAGCATCCTGAACGCCTGCAGCTGTACTCGTTGCCGACGCCCAATGGGGTCAAAGTCTCGATCATGCTCGAAGAGGTGGGCCTGGCCTATGAGGCGCATAAGGTCAGCTTCGATACCCAGGACCAACTCTCGCCCGAGTTTCTGTCCCTGAACCCCAACAACAAGATCCCGGCGATCATCGACCCCAACGGTCCCGGCGGTGAGCCGCTGGCGTTGTTCGAGTCGGGGGCGATCCTGATTTACCTGGCAGAGAAAACCGCGCAACTACTGCCCCAGGCACCTGCTGCGCGCTACGAAACCCTGCAATGGCTGATGTTCCAGATGGCCGGGATCGGGCCGATGTTCGGCCAGGTCGGTTTCTTCAATAAGTTCGCCGGCAAGGCCTACGAAGACAAACGCCCCCGCGACCGCTATGCCGCCGAAGCCCGGCGCCTGCTGGAGGTGCTGGAAAAACGCCTGCTGGGCCGCAGCTGGATCATGGGGGATGAGTACAGCATCGCCGATATCGCCACCTTTCCCTGGATCCGCAACCTGATTGGCTTCTATGAATCGGGCGATCTGGTGGGCATCACCGACTTCCCCAATGTACTGCGCGCGCTGGATGGCTTTGTCGCCCGGCCGGCGGTGATCCGTGGCCTGAATATTCCGAGCTGA